A region of Sugiyamaella lignohabitans strain CBS 10342 chromosome A, complete sequence DNA encodes the following proteins:
- the ITR1 gene encoding myo-inositol transporter ITR1 (Myo-inositol transporter; member of the sugar transporter superfamily; expression is repressed by inositol and choline via Opi1p and derepressed via Ino2p and Ino4p; relative distribution to the vacuole increases upon DNA replication stress; ITR1 has a paralog, ITR2, that arose from the whole genome duplication; GO_component: GO:0000329 - fungal-type vacuole membrane [Evidence IDA] [PMID 22842922]; GO_component: GO:0016021 - integral component of membrane [Evidence IEA,IEA]; GO_component: GO:0016021 - integral component of membrane [Evidence ISM] [PMID 12192589]; GO_component: GO:0016020 - membrane [Evidence IEA,IEA,IEA]; GO_component: GO:0016020 - membrane [Evidence ISS] [PMID 2040626]; GO_component: GO:0005886 - plasma membrane [Evidence IDA] [PMID 16233524]; GO_component: GO:0005886 - plasma membrane [Evidence IDA] [PMID 22842922]; GO_function: GO:0005365 - myo-inositol transmembrane transporter activity [Evidence IMP,ISS] [PMID 2040626]; GO_function: GO:0022891 - substrate-specific transmembrane transporter activity [Evidence IEA]; GO_function: GO:0022857 - transmembrane transporter activity [Evidence IEA]; GO_function: GO:0005215 - transporter activity [Evidence IEA]; GO_process: GO:0015798 - myo-inositol transport [Evidence IMP] [PMID 2040626]; GO_process: GO:0007124 - pseudohyphal growth [Evidence IMP] [PMID 24603354]; GO_process: GO:0055085 - transmembrane transport [Evidence IEA]; GO_process: GO:0055085 - transmembrane transport [Evidence IMP] [PMID 2040626]; GO_process: GO:0006810 - transport [Evidence IEA,IEA]): MDKVSEEFNENPDIKPPPQDLVEIDAGVYFEVNETRINDELIALEDELITSGKRPYLASKIVPKPKYFVWLLASLASLGGFLFGLDQSLISGASLYIPQALGLSASELSMVVGFTPLGAIFGALIIMPTNDVLGRKWAIIVSSVLFTVGAIMEAAAQSFGVLLAGRMILGAALGLLSGTGK; this comes from the coding sequence ATGGATAAAGTGAGCGAAGAATTTAATGAGAACCCAGATATCAAACCACCTCCTCAGGACTTGGTGGAAATCGATGCTGGTGTATATTTTGAGGTCAATGAGACCAGAATTAATGACGAGCTCATAGCTCTAGAAGATGAATTAATTACAAGCGGAAAACGACCGTATCTAGCCTCGAAGATTGTTCCCAAACcaaaatattttgtatGGCTTTTGGCATCTCTGGCAAGTCTGGGTGGATTTCTATTTGGTCTTGATCAGAGTTTGATTAGTGGTGCGTCTTTATATATCCCACAAGCACTCGGACTATCAGCCTCGGAACTGTCAATGGTAGTCGGATTCACGCCTTTAGGTGCGATATTCGGTGCGTTGATAATTATGCCCACTAACGATGTACTGGGACGAAAATGGGCTATAATTGTTTCTTCAGTTCTGTTTACAGTCGGGGCTATAATGGAAGCGGCAGCACAGTCATTTGGGGTTTTGTTAGCTGGTAGAATGATACTCGGTGCAGCACTTGGTCT